ACTCGTCCAGAATGGCCTGCATCAGGGAGTCCGGGGTAACGGCCCATTCCTGAGTGAGGATCAGGTTGTCGCGTTCTTTGGCACGCTTCAGGTCGGTGGATATATTTTTAACTTCCTCATCCAGGCGGAGCCGGGCGGTGTTGACCGGGTTTGCGGCAAGGAAGAGGATCTTTGTTTTTCCGGTGGCGGAAGGGTTGGTTTTCTTTTCCGGGTTGTCGCTGTCCGCCGTGGTGTTTCCTGGCTGAAGCTCCGCCAGCTCCTGTTCTACCTGCTGTTGCTCCTGCTTCATCCGGTTAATCTCACTTTCTATGCGAAAGCGTTCTTCGGCGCGGGTTTCATTGGTGTGCTGTTCCTCCATGAGAGCCAGCCTCTTGCTGATCTGTTCCCATTTTTTCTCTGCTTCTTTGATTTTGGCGGCGGTAATAAAATCAGGGGGCATTTTCTATTCGAACTGATTTAAACTTTTCTTCCGATTAGACTTCGAAGGTTAATCATCGAAAAGGCAATACAGTGAAGCCCGAAAAAATATGTGTCATTCCGTTCAAAACGTATGAGCAGGCGTTTAAATTTATCAACCCATGCCCATGTTCGTTCGGTACCAAACCGGTTTTTATATATTTTTTCGTCAAAAAGCCTTTTGCGCCCTCTTTTCGGTTTTTTACGCCCACGTTTATTTTCGGCTATATTCGGTATGACACCGTTATTGAAACAGACTTTCCGGGCTCCTTTGGTGTCAAATGCTGAATCTGCATTAAAATAAGAACTGGAGATCGGCAGTTTTCTGTGCTTCATCTCTTTGAAAAGATAACGTATATTATTTTCAAGCTCGAATGCATCATTATGATTGCCCGCAATGATTTCCGTCGAAGCAATCGGATAGCCGTTTTTATCCAAAAGGGGCAGGATATTTGTTGTTTTAGCCTTTTTCCGCCCTTGATATTTAGCTGATTTACCTCCTTTTTTGGCTATAGTATGGGTTCCGTCCAAGTTCAGCTCTGACAGATTAAGAAGTGACCTGATGCTCTCGACACTCTCATTCCATAATTTTTTCAAACTGCCGTC
This sequence is a window from Candidatus Electrothrix rattekaaiensis. Protein-coding genes within it:
- a CDS encoding CHAT domain-containing protein, with the protein product MPPDFITAAKIKEAEKKWEQISKRLALMEEQHTNETRAEERFRIESEINRMKQEQQQVEQELAELQPGNTTADSDNPEKKTNPSATGKTKILFLAANPVNTARLRLDEEVKNISTDLKRAKERDNLILTQEWAVTPDSLMQAILDESPQLVHFSGHGATEGICFEDGQGKEKLVSAAALANLFRLFKDSVQCVLLNACYSAVQAEAIKEHIPHVIGMSSSIPDTTAISFATGFYKAIGAGRDIPFAFELGKTAILMQGDGGDELPVLL
- a CDS encoding IS5 family transposase, whose translation is MSKIPTNLTPAAFEEYVAPYLSKAKRGYTCSIPLYKVFNYILYFLHTGCQWEMIPIDKDPNDPDKLEISWQAIYHHFRKWSNDGSLKKLWNESVESIRSLLNLSELNLDGTHTIAKKGGKSAKYQGRKKAKTTNILPLLDKNGYPIASTEIIAGNHNDAFELENNIRYLFKEMKHRKLPISSSYFNADSAFDTKGARKVCFNNGVIPNIAENKRGRKKPKRGRKRLFDEKIYKNRFGTERTWAWVDKFKRLLIRFERNDTYFFGLHCIAFSMINLRSLIGRKV